Proteins encoded by one window of Streptacidiphilus sp. PB12-B1b:
- a CDS encoding Glu/Leu/Phe/Val dehydrogenase dimerization domain-containing protein — protein sequence MLHRIFASDSASAPGDGHEQVVLCHDRDSGLKAVIALHSTALGPALGGTRFHPYASEEEAVQDALNLARGMSYKNALAGLDLGGGKAVIIGDPATAAEGGIKTEALLRAYGRFVQSLGGRYITACDVGTYVADMDVVARECDYVTGRSPQYGGAGDSSVLTAFGVFQAMRACAQHRWGAPTLAGRRVGVAGVGKVGHYLVQHLVEDGAQVVLTDVRADAVERVRAAHPGVEVAADAEALIRARLDVYAPCALGGALDDATVAALTASVVCGAANNQLAHAGVEKDLADRGILYAPDYLVNAGGVIQVADEIEGFVFERAQAKAAKIFDTTLEIFARAQADGVPPAVAADRLAERRMADVGRLRSILVPGGRPNGRHS from the coding sequence GTGCTGCACCGGATCTTCGCGTCCGATTCCGCCTCGGCCCCCGGGGACGGCCATGAGCAGGTCGTCCTGTGCCACGACCGCGACAGCGGCCTGAAGGCCGTCATCGCCCTCCACTCCACCGCCCTGGGCCCCGCCCTGGGCGGCACCCGCTTCCACCCGTACGCCTCCGAGGAGGAGGCCGTGCAGGACGCGCTGAACCTGGCGCGGGGCATGTCCTACAAGAACGCCCTGGCCGGCCTGGACCTCGGCGGCGGTAAGGCGGTGATCATCGGCGACCCGGCCACGGCCGCCGAGGGCGGCATCAAGACCGAGGCGCTGCTGCGGGCCTACGGCCGCTTCGTGCAGTCCCTGGGCGGCCGCTACATCACCGCCTGCGACGTCGGCACCTACGTCGCCGACATGGACGTGGTGGCCCGCGAGTGCGACTACGTGACCGGCCGCTCGCCGCAGTACGGCGGCGCCGGGGACTCCTCGGTGCTGACCGCCTTCGGCGTGTTCCAGGCCATGCGCGCCTGCGCCCAGCACCGCTGGGGCGCGCCCACCCTGGCCGGCCGCCGGGTCGGCGTGGCCGGGGTCGGCAAGGTCGGCCACTACCTGGTGCAGCACCTGGTGGAGGACGGCGCGCAGGTGGTGCTCACCGACGTCCGGGCGGACGCCGTGGAGCGGGTCCGGGCGGCGCACCCCGGGGTGGAGGTGGCCGCCGACGCCGAGGCCCTGATCCGGGCCCGCCTGGACGTCTACGCCCCCTGCGCGCTCGGCGGCGCGCTGGACGACGCCACCGTCGCCGCCCTGACCGCCTCGGTGGTCTGCGGCGCGGCCAACAACCAGCTCGCCCACGCCGGGGTCGAGAAGGACCTCGCCGACCGGGGCATCCTGTACGCGCCGGACTACCTGGTGAACGCGGGCGGGGTGATCCAGGTCGCGGACGAGATAGAAGGCTTCGTCTTCGAGCGCGCCCAGGCCAAGGCCGCGAAGATCTTCGACACCACGCTGGAGATCTTCGCCCGGGCCCAGGCCGACGGCGTCCCCCCGGCGGTGGCCGCCGACCGGCTGGCCGAGCGGCGGATGGCCGACGTCGGCCGGCTGCGGTCGATCCTGGTCCCCGGCGGGCGCCCGAACGGCCGCCACAGCTGA
- a CDS encoding DUF3073 domain-containing protein, with amino-acid sequence MGRGRAKAKQAKVARQLKYGDVGFDPTRLANELGVSSSNESVNPRRFDDDEDDDPYASYAKLYNGDDDDEDDEDETEVPYRKHA; translated from the coding sequence ATGGGGCGCGGCCGGGCCAAGGCCAAGCAGGCAAAGGTCGCCCGCCAGCTGAAGTACGGCGACGTGGGTTTCGATCCAACCCGTCTGGCCAACGAGCTGGGCGTGTCGTCTTCGAACGAGTCGGTCAATCCGCGGCGATTCGATGACGACGAGGACGATGATCCCTACGCGTCGTACGCGAAGCTGTACAACGGCGATGACGACGATGAGGATGATGAGGACGAGACTGAGGTCCCGTACCGCAAACACGCCTGA
- the purM gene encoding phosphoribosylformylglycinamidine cyclo-ligase, whose protein sequence is MSDQTSSANGGATYAAAGVSIEAGDLAVQLMKQWVGKATRPEVVGGIGGFAGLFDASALKRYERPLLASATDGVGTKVALAAALDKHDTIGHDLVGMVVDDLVVCGAEPLFMTDYICVGKVHPERVAQIVKGIAEGCVLAGCALVGGETAEHPGLLGPDEYDVAGAGTGVVEADALLGAHRVRAGDVVIAMAASGLHSNGYSLVRHVLLNQAGWKLDRQVEEFGRTLGEELLEPTRIYSLDCLALARSTEIHAFSHVTGGGLAANLARVIPDGLHARLDRGTWNPLPVFRTVAEVGRMETLEIEKTLNMGVGMVAVVPPESVDAVLAVLADRDVEAWLLGDIVERGGEWDNGGAALYGAYGA, encoded by the coding sequence GTGAGCGACCAGACCAGCAGCGCGAACGGCGGGGCGACCTACGCCGCCGCCGGCGTCTCCATCGAGGCGGGCGACCTCGCCGTCCAGCTGATGAAGCAGTGGGTCGGCAAGGCCACCCGGCCCGAGGTGGTCGGCGGCATCGGCGGCTTCGCCGGGCTGTTCGACGCCAGCGCCCTCAAGCGCTACGAGCGGCCGCTGCTGGCCTCGGCCACCGACGGCGTCGGCACCAAGGTGGCCCTGGCCGCCGCCCTGGACAAGCACGACACCATCGGCCACGACCTGGTCGGCATGGTCGTGGACGACCTGGTGGTCTGCGGCGCCGAGCCGCTGTTCATGACCGACTACATCTGCGTCGGCAAGGTCCACCCGGAGCGGGTCGCGCAGATCGTCAAGGGCATCGCCGAGGGCTGCGTCCTGGCCGGCTGCGCCTTGGTCGGCGGCGAGACCGCCGAGCACCCCGGGCTGCTCGGCCCGGACGAGTACGACGTCGCGGGCGCAGGCACCGGCGTGGTCGAGGCGGACGCCCTGCTCGGCGCGCACCGGGTGCGGGCCGGGGACGTGGTGATCGCCATGGCCGCCTCCGGGCTGCACTCCAACGGCTACTCGCTGGTCCGGCACGTGCTGCTGAACCAGGCCGGCTGGAAGCTGGACCGCCAGGTCGAGGAGTTCGGCCGGACCCTGGGCGAGGAGCTGCTCGAGCCCACCCGGATCTACTCCCTGGACTGCCTGGCGCTGGCCCGCTCCACCGAGATCCACGCCTTCTCCCACGTCACCGGCGGCGGCCTGGCGGCCAACCTGGCCCGGGTGATCCCGGACGGGCTGCACGCCCGGCTGGACCGCGGCACCTGGAACCCGTTGCCGGTCTTCCGCACCGTCGCCGAGGTCGGCCGGATGGAGACGCTGGAGATCGAGAAGACCCTCAACATGGGCGTCGGCATGGTCGCCGTGGTCCCGCCGGAGTCGGTGGACGCCGTGCTGGCGGTCCTGGCCGACCGGGACGTCGAGGCCTGGCTGCTCGGCGACATCGTCGAGCGCGGCGGCGAGTGGGACAACGGCGGAGCCGCCCTCTACGGGGCGTACGGGGCCTGA
- the purF gene encoding amidophosphoribosyltransferase, whose protein sequence is MPRGDGRLSHDLLPGEKGPQDACGVFGVWAPGEEVAKLTYFGLYALQHRGQESAGIAVSNGSQILVYKDMGLVSQVFDETSLGALVGHIAVGHARYSTTGSSVWENAQPTFRATAHGSLALGHNGNLVNTAELAQMVADLPGEQHISRSGRSAVTNDTDLVTALLAGSPELTIEETAQQVLPKVKGAFSLVFMDEQTLYAARDPQGIRPLVLGRLERGWVIASETAALDIVGASFIREVEPGELIAVDENGLRTSRFAEAKPKGCVFEYVYLARPDTTIAGRNVHLSRVEMGRRLAKEAPAEADLVIATPESGTPAAIGYAEASGIPYGSGLVKNAYVGRTFIQPNQTIRQLGIRLKLNPLKDVIRGKRLVVVDDSIVRGNTQRALVRMLREAGAAEVHIRISSPPIKWPCFFGIDFATRAELIANGLSVEEIGASLGADSLAFISTEGMVEATDQPRERLCTACFTGEYPMELPDPELLGKHLLEAEIASAGQPPAVRGAGKHRTDADGVQSMLGGIGAADALRRP, encoded by the coding sequence GTGCCACGCGGTGACGGACGACTCAGCCATGACCTCCTTCCCGGCGAGAAGGGCCCCCAGGACGCCTGCGGTGTCTTCGGTGTCTGGGCCCCCGGTGAAGAGGTCGCCAAACTCACCTATTTCGGGCTGTACGCCCTGCAGCACCGCGGACAGGAGTCCGCGGGCATCGCAGTGAGTAACGGCTCGCAGATCCTCGTCTACAAGGACATGGGCCTGGTCTCGCAGGTCTTCGACGAGACTTCCCTGGGCGCGCTCGTCGGCCATATCGCCGTCGGGCACGCCCGCTACTCCACCACCGGCTCCTCGGTGTGGGAGAACGCCCAGCCGACCTTCCGGGCGACCGCCCACGGTTCGCTGGCGCTCGGCCACAACGGCAACCTGGTGAACACTGCCGAGCTGGCGCAGATGGTCGCCGACCTGCCCGGCGAGCAGCACATCTCGCGCTCCGGCCGGTCGGCCGTCACCAATGACACCGACCTGGTCACCGCGCTGCTGGCGGGCTCCCCGGAGCTGACCATAGAGGAGACCGCGCAGCAGGTCCTGCCCAAGGTCAAGGGCGCCTTCTCGCTGGTCTTCATGGACGAGCAGACCCTCTACGCCGCCCGCGACCCGCAGGGCATCCGCCCGCTGGTGCTGGGTCGGCTGGAGCGCGGCTGGGTCATCGCCTCGGAGACCGCCGCGCTGGACATCGTCGGCGCCTCCTTCATCCGCGAGGTCGAGCCCGGCGAGCTGATCGCCGTGGACGAGAACGGCCTGCGCACCTCCCGCTTCGCCGAGGCCAAGCCCAAGGGCTGCGTCTTCGAGTACGTCTACCTGGCCCGCCCGGACACCACCATCGCCGGGCGCAACGTGCACCTCTCGCGTGTCGAGATGGGCCGCCGGCTGGCCAAGGAGGCCCCGGCCGAGGCCGACCTGGTGATAGCGACTCCCGAGTCGGGCACCCCGGCCGCCATCGGCTACGCCGAGGCCAGCGGCATCCCCTACGGCTCCGGGCTGGTCAAGAACGCCTACGTGGGCCGGACCTTCATCCAGCCCAACCAGACCATCCGACAGCTGGGCATCCGGCTCAAGCTGAACCCGCTGAAGGACGTCATCCGCGGCAAGCGGCTGGTGGTCGTGGACGACTCCATCGTCCGCGGCAACACCCAGCGCGCCCTGGTCCGGATGCTGCGCGAGGCCGGTGCGGCCGAGGTCCACATCCGGATCTCCTCGCCGCCGATCAAGTGGCCCTGCTTCTTCGGCATCGACTTCGCCACCCGGGCCGAGCTGATCGCCAACGGGCTGTCGGTCGAGGAGATCGGCGCCTCCCTGGGCGCGGACTCGCTCGCCTTCATCTCCACCGAGGGCATGGTCGAGGCCACCGACCAGCCCCGCGAGCGGCTCTGCACGGCCTGCTTCACCGGTGAGTACCCGATGGAGCTGCCCGATCCGGAGCTGCTCGGCAAGCACCTGCTGGAGGCCGAGATCGCCTCCGCCGGGCAGCCCCCGGCGGTGCGCGGCGCGGGCAAGCACCGCACGGACGCCGACGGCGTGCAGTCCATGCTCGGCGGCATAGGGGCCGCCGACGCCCTGCGCCGACCGTAA
- a CDS encoding sterol carrier family protein gives MPSAARRVRVRTYDPARTRDALRGQAQALVDAVHGLCERADAEQLLAAPTRLDGWRVRELVAHLGSAFDALTDRLGLPAADGPPLSPTDWVTATRTAAPAVADRARQRTGADAGQPDAGHDTGADAGQPFGGAPAEVAAALEAAVRRALRLLDGDHPAELRLPTRYGTMLLGDFLVTRLVEAVVHADDLADALARADPAGFGPADGFRHDRQALASVVRLLADTLAVQAPGGAVELRIPPFAVVQCVQGPRHTRGTPPNVVETTPLAWIRLASGRTSWARATGADGDVAQLTASGERSDLSSLLPVMG, from the coding sequence ATGCCGTCTGCCGCCCGCCGCGTGCGCGTCCGCACCTACGACCCCGCCCGGACCCGCGACGCCCTGCGCGGGCAGGCCCAGGCGCTGGTGGACGCCGTCCACGGGCTGTGCGAGCGCGCCGACGCCGAACAGCTGCTGGCCGCGCCCACCCGGCTGGACGGATGGCGGGTACGGGAGCTGGTCGCCCACCTGGGCAGCGCCTTCGACGCGCTCACCGACCGGCTGGGCCTCCCGGCCGCCGACGGCCCGCCGCTGTCGCCCACCGACTGGGTGACGGCCACCCGCACCGCCGCCCCGGCCGTCGCCGACCGCGCCCGGCAGCGCACCGGCGCCGACGCCGGGCAGCCCGACGCCGGGCACGACACCGGCGCCGACGCCGGGCAGCCGTTCGGCGGGGCGCCCGCCGAGGTGGCCGCCGCGCTGGAGGCCGCCGTCCGGCGGGCGCTGCGGCTGCTGGACGGGGACCACCCGGCCGAGCTGCGGCTGCCCACCCGCTACGGGACGATGCTGCTCGGCGACTTCCTGGTCACCCGGCTGGTGGAGGCCGTCGTCCACGCCGACGACCTGGCCGACGCCCTGGCCCGCGCCGATCCGGCCGGTTTCGGCCCGGCCGACGGCTTCCGGCACGACCGGCAGGCGCTGGCCAGCGTGGTCCGGCTGCTGGCCGACACGTTGGCGGTGCAGGCCCCCGGCGGCGCCGTGGAGCTGCGGATCCCGCCGTTCGCGGTGGTCCAGTGCGTCCAAGGCCCGCGGCACACCCGGGGCACCCCGCCCAACGTGGTGGAGACCACGCCGCTGGCCTGGATCCGGCTCGCGTCCGGCCGCACCAGCTGGGCCCGGGCCACTGGCGCCGACGGCGACGTGGCGCAACTCACGGCCAGTGGCGAGCGCAGCGACCTCTCCTCGCTACTGCCCGTGATGGGCTGA
- the sigJ gene encoding RNA polymerase sigma factor SigJ, which yields MLGSATDAEDILQDAWLSWSRVDTAAVAQPRAYLARTVTNLSLNRLGSAAAQREAYVGPWLPEPLVTAPDAGEGVEQAEQVSLAVLVVLESLSPLERAVFVLKEVFGFAYAEIAGMLERTEASVRQVGHRARSAVQARKPRYQAPAEVRRRVTDEFLAACVGGDLNRMMALLAPDVTLWSDGGGKIRAALRPIVGADKVARWIFGILVNRPLPDMSVQLVDVNGAPGVLVLSGAVPDSVLCAEVDERGITGIRVIRNPDKLRHVTPPAPA from the coding sequence ATGCTGGGCAGCGCCACCGACGCCGAGGACATCCTGCAGGACGCCTGGCTCAGCTGGAGCCGGGTGGACACCGCCGCCGTCGCCCAGCCCCGGGCCTACCTGGCCAGGACCGTCACCAACCTCTCGCTCAACCGGCTCGGCTCGGCCGCCGCCCAGCGCGAGGCGTACGTCGGGCCGTGGCTGCCCGAGCCGCTGGTGACCGCCCCCGACGCCGGCGAGGGGGTGGAGCAGGCCGAGCAGGTCTCGCTGGCGGTGCTGGTGGTGCTGGAGTCGCTCTCGCCGCTGGAGCGCGCCGTCTTCGTGCTCAAGGAGGTCTTCGGCTTCGCGTACGCCGAGATCGCCGGGATGCTGGAGCGCACCGAGGCGTCGGTGCGGCAGGTCGGCCACCGCGCCCGCTCGGCGGTGCAGGCCCGCAAGCCGCGCTACCAGGCCCCGGCCGAGGTGCGCCGCCGGGTCACCGACGAGTTCCTGGCGGCCTGTGTGGGCGGCGACCTGAACCGGATGATGGCGCTGCTCGCGCCCGACGTCACGCTGTGGAGCGACGGCGGCGGCAAGATCCGCGCCGCGCTGCGCCCGATCGTCGGCGCCGACAAGGTGGCCCGCTGGATCTTCGGCATCCTGGTCAACCGCCCGCTGCCGGACATGTCGGTGCAGCTGGTGGACGTCAACGGCGCGCCCGGGGTGCTGGTGCTCTCCGGCGCGGTACCGGACAGCGTCCTGTGCGCGGAGGTGGACGAGCGCGGCATCACCGGCATCCGGGTGATCCGCAACCCGGACAAGCTGCGCCACGTCACCCCGCCCGCACCGGCCTGA
- a CDS encoding PD40 domain-containing protein has translation MSARLRRTAAAVVLTAAVTALLPTVADAATAHAPAAVNGTKGNGLTISDGTRYVVMNGTRVDFGVTVRDLAWNPSGSKAAFIDGSGNLDVANANGTGRVTVAKNPGRQTWSHPTWQVAAASDGVPAKDNLIFAAEKSGTTRLETVVATAHDATPALLPLEHYFGEGETSLPQTGNTWPNAAGGYGSAVYENTRTGDVYIRDDYLRQQGGVLVKGSEPALSPDGDEVVFVRSVAGHDHIFEETFGQTKATVRDLTPHGTSYYTEPTWSPNGSTIAFRTPDGIDTLVVSGSHNPVQVSTYTGLAAYRG, from the coding sequence ATGTCTGCCCGCCTCCGCCGCACCGCCGCCGCCGTCGTCCTCACCGCAGCCGTCACCGCGCTGCTGCCCACCGTCGCCGACGCCGCCACCGCCCACGCCCCCGCCGCCGTCAACGGCACCAAGGGCAACGGCCTGACCATCAGCGACGGCACCAGGTACGTCGTCATGAACGGCACCCGGGTCGACTTCGGCGTGACCGTCCGCGACCTGGCCTGGAACCCCAGCGGCAGCAAGGCCGCGTTCATCGACGGCAGCGGCAACCTGGACGTCGCCAACGCCAACGGCACCGGCCGGGTCACCGTCGCCAAGAACCCCGGCCGGCAGACCTGGTCCCACCCGACCTGGCAGGTCGCCGCCGCCTCCGACGGCGTCCCGGCCAAGGACAACCTGATCTTCGCCGCCGAGAAGAGCGGTACCACCCGGCTGGAGACCGTGGTCGCCACCGCCCACGACGCCACCCCGGCGCTGCTGCCGCTGGAGCACTACTTCGGCGAGGGCGAGACCAGCCTGCCGCAGACCGGCAACACCTGGCCGAACGCCGCCGGGGGCTACGGCAGCGCCGTCTACGAGAACACCCGCACCGGCGACGTCTACATCCGCGACGACTACCTGCGGCAGCAGGGCGGCGTGCTGGTCAAGGGCTCCGAGCCGGCGCTCTCGCCCGACGGCGACGAGGTCGTCTTCGTCCGCTCGGTCGCCGGACACGACCACATCTTCGAGGAGACCTTCGGCCAGACCAAGGCCACCGTCCGGGACCTCACCCCGCACGGCACCAGCTACTACACCGAGCCCACCTGGTCGCCGAACGGCAGCACCATCGCCTTCCGCACCCCCGACGGCATCGACACCCTGGTCGTGAGCGGCTCGCACAACCCGGTCCAGGTCTCCACCTACACCGGCCTGGCCGCCTACCGCGGCTGA
- the purL gene encoding phosphoribosylformylglycinamidine synthase subunit PurL yields MSLDTVKHATGTPDAEQPWAELGLKPDEYARIREILGRRPTGAELAMYSVMWSEHCSYKSSKVHLKQFGEKAPANDAMLVGIGENAGVVDVGQGYAVTFKIESHNHPSYIEPYQGAATGIGGIVRDILAMGARPVAVMDPLRFGAPDHPDTRRVLPGIVAGIGGYGNCLGLPNIGGEVVFDPCYQGNPLVNALCVGVMKHEDIHLAQASGAGNKVILYGARTGGDGIGGVSVLASETFDATGPAKRPAVQVGDPFQEKLLIECTLEVFREKLVLGIQDLGGAGLSCATSELASAGSGGMRVELDTVPLRDATLSPEEILMSESQERMCAIVEPGKVERFLEICEKWDVIATVIGEVTEGERLEIFWHGEQIVDVPPRSVAHDGPTYQRPFARPSWQDALQADAPTAERLKRPQSGEELRAAALQLVGSPNQADKSWITSQYDRYVLGNTVLSVPEDSGMVRIDETTNLGVAIATDGNGRYAKLDPYTGAQLALAEAYRNVAATGAKPLAVSDCLNFGSPEDPDVMWQFAEATRGLADACQALGTPVTGGNVSLYNQTGETAIHPTPVVAVLGVIDDVNRRTPIGFAEEGQLVYLLGDTADELGGSAWSQVAHDHLGGLPPRLDLEREQLLAEVLIAGSRDGMVDAAHDLSDGGLVQALAESCLRGGQGVRLVVPDGLDPFVFLFSESAGRAVVSVPRSEELRFTEMCGVRGLPATRIGVVDGDSIDLQGQFTLPLAELRAAHTGVIEALLG; encoded by the coding sequence ATGAGCCTCGACACCGTCAAGCACGCGACCGGTACCCCGGACGCCGAGCAGCCCTGGGCCGAACTGGGGCTCAAGCCGGACGAGTACGCGCGGATCCGGGAGATCCTGGGCCGCCGTCCGACCGGCGCCGAGCTGGCCATGTACTCGGTCATGTGGTCGGAGCACTGCTCCTACAAGTCCAGCAAGGTCCACCTGAAGCAGTTCGGCGAGAAGGCCCCGGCCAACGACGCCATGCTGGTCGGCATCGGCGAGAACGCCGGCGTGGTGGACGTGGGCCAGGGCTACGCGGTCACCTTCAAGATCGAGTCGCACAACCACCCGTCCTACATCGAGCCCTACCAGGGCGCGGCCACCGGCATCGGCGGCATCGTCCGCGACATCCTGGCCATGGGCGCCCGCCCGGTCGCGGTGATGGACCCGCTGCGCTTCGGCGCGCCGGACCACCCGGACACCCGGCGGGTGCTGCCCGGGATCGTCGCCGGCATCGGCGGCTACGGCAACTGCCTGGGCCTGCCCAACATCGGCGGCGAGGTCGTGTTCGACCCCTGCTACCAGGGCAACCCGCTGGTCAACGCGCTGTGCGTGGGCGTGATGAAGCACGAGGACATCCACCTGGCGCAGGCCTCAGGGGCCGGCAACAAGGTCATCCTGTACGGGGCGCGGACCGGCGGCGACGGCATCGGCGGCGTCTCCGTGCTGGCCTCGGAGACCTTCGACGCGACCGGCCCGGCCAAGCGCCCGGCGGTGCAGGTCGGCGACCCGTTCCAGGAGAAGCTGCTCATCGAGTGCACCCTGGAGGTCTTCCGGGAGAAGCTGGTCCTGGGCATCCAGGACCTCGGCGGGGCCGGCCTGTCCTGCGCCACCAGCGAGCTGGCCTCGGCCGGCTCCGGCGGCATGCGGGTCGAGCTGGACACCGTGCCGCTGCGCGACGCCACGCTCTCGCCGGAGGAGATCCTCATGAGCGAGTCGCAGGAGCGCATGTGCGCCATCGTCGAGCCCGGCAAGGTCGAGCGCTTCCTGGAGATCTGCGAGAAGTGGGACGTGATCGCCACCGTCATCGGTGAGGTCACCGAGGGCGAGCGGCTGGAGATCTTCTGGCACGGCGAGCAGATCGTGGACGTCCCGCCGCGCAGCGTCGCCCACGACGGGCCCACCTACCAGCGGCCCTTCGCCCGGCCGTCCTGGCAGGACGCCCTGCAGGCCGACGCGCCCACCGCCGAGCGGCTGAAGCGCCCGCAGAGCGGCGAGGAGCTGCGCGCCGCCGCGCTGCAGCTGGTCGGCTCGCCGAACCAGGCCGACAAGTCCTGGATCACCAGCCAGTACGACCGCTACGTCCTCGGCAACACCGTGCTGTCGGTGCCGGAGGACTCCGGCATGGTCCGCATCGACGAGACCACCAACCTAGGCGTGGCCATCGCCACCGACGGCAACGGCCGCTACGCCAAGCTCGACCCCTACACCGGGGCGCAGCTGGCCCTGGCCGAGGCGTACCGCAACGTCGCCGCGACCGGCGCCAAGCCGCTGGCGGTCTCCGACTGCCTGAACTTCGGCTCGCCCGAGGACCCGGACGTGATGTGGCAGTTCGCCGAGGCCACCCGCGGCCTGGCCGACGCCTGCCAGGCCCTGGGCACCCCGGTGACCGGCGGCAACGTCTCGCTGTACAACCAGACCGGCGAGACCGCCATCCACCCGACGCCGGTGGTGGCCGTCCTCGGCGTCATCGACGACGTCAACCGGCGCACCCCGATCGGCTTCGCCGAGGAGGGCCAGCTGGTCTACCTGCTCGGCGACACCGCCGACGAGCTGGGCGGCTCGGCCTGGTCCCAGGTCGCGCACGACCACCTGGGCGGGCTGCCGCCCCGGCTGGACCTGGAGCGGGAGCAGTTGCTGGCCGAGGTGCTGATCGCGGGCTCCCGCGACGGCATGGTCGACGCGGCGCACGACCTCTCCGACGGCGGCCTGGTGCAGGCCCTGGCGGAGAGCTGCCTGCGCGGCGGGCAGGGCGTGCGGCTGGTCGTCCCGGACGGCCTGGACCCGTTCGTCTTCCTGTTCAGCGAGTCGGCCGGGCGGGCGGTGGTGTCCGTGCCGCGCAGCGAGGAGCTGCGGTTCACCGAGATGTGCGGGGTGCGCGGGCTCCCGGCCACCCGGATCGGCGTGGTGGACGGCGACAGCATCGACCTCCAGGGGCAGTTCACCCTGCCGCTGGCGGAGCTGCGGGCCGCCCACACCGGCGTCATCGAGGCCCTGCTCGGCTGA
- the purQ gene encoding phosphoribosylformylglycinamidine synthase subunit PurQ — translation MTARIGVVTFPGSLDDRDAQRAVRLAGGEPVALWHRDKDLHQVDAVVLPGGFSYGDYLRCGAISRFSPVMGTIIEQAAVGLPVLGICNGFQVLCESHLLPGALTRNDSLHFVCRDQRLRIENTATAWTGAYVPNAEITVPLKNGEGRFVADERTLDALEAEGRVVARYLDVNPNGSYRDIAGISNAAGNVVGLMPHPEHAVEPLTGPGTEGLGFFASILKQLVNA, via the coding sequence GTGACAGCCCGCATTGGCGTCGTCACCTTCCCCGGCTCGCTGGACGACCGCGACGCGCAGCGCGCGGTGCGGCTGGCCGGCGGCGAGCCGGTCGCGCTGTGGCACCGCGACAAGGACCTGCACCAGGTCGACGCGGTGGTGCTGCCGGGCGGCTTCTCGTACGGCGACTACCTGCGCTGCGGCGCCATCTCCCGGTTCTCCCCGGTGATGGGGACGATCATCGAGCAGGCCGCCGTCGGCCTGCCGGTGCTCGGCATCTGCAACGGCTTCCAGGTGCTGTGCGAGTCGCACCTGCTGCCGGGCGCGCTGACCCGCAACGACAGCCTGCACTTCGTCTGCCGCGACCAGCGGCTGCGGATCGAGAACACCGCCACCGCCTGGACCGGCGCCTACGTGCCCAACGCGGAGATCACCGTCCCGCTGAAGAACGGCGAGGGCCGCTTCGTCGCCGACGAGCGCACCCTGGACGCGCTGGAGGCGGAGGGCCGGGTGGTCGCCCGCTACCTGGACGTCAACCCCAACGGCTCGTACCGGGACATCGCCGGCATCAGCAACGCGGCGGGCAACGTCGTCGGCCTCATGCCGCACCCCGAGCACGCGGTGGAGCCGCTGACCGGCCCCGGCACCGAGGGCCTCGGTTTCTTCGCCTCGATCCTGAAGCAGCTGGTGAACGCCTGA
- the purS gene encoding phosphoribosylformylglycinamidine synthase subunit PurS translates to MARVVVDVMLKPEILDPQGQAVQRALPRLGFAGIADVRQGKRFELELEGPVDEAALARIRQAAETFLANTVIEDFTVRVEEQQ, encoded by the coding sequence GTGGCACGCGTCGTTGTCGACGTCATGCTCAAGCCGGAGATCCTCGACCCCCAGGGACAGGCGGTGCAGCGCGCGCTGCCGCGCCTGGGCTTCGCCGGGATCGCCGACGTCCGCCAGGGCAAGCGCTTCGAACTGGAACTGGAGGGGCCGGTCGACGAGGCCGCCCTCGCCCGTATCCGTCAGGCCGCCGAGACCTTCCTCGCCAACACCGTCATCGAGGACTTCACCGTGAGGGTGGAGGAGCAGCAGTGA
- a CDS encoding Lsr2 family protein, producing the protein MAQRVVVTLSDDIDGGAAEETVQFAVDGKSYEIDLSSRNAEKLRDALAPYVAAGRKQSRSGKAIRHTEVAPDPKTVRAWAQSRGIELPARGRLPKHVYEAFSEAS; encoded by the coding sequence ATGGCTCAGCGCGTAGTGGTCACTCTCTCCGACGACATCGATGGCGGGGCGGCCGAGGAAACCGTGCAGTTCGCGGTGGACGGGAAGTCGTACGAGATCGACCTGTCCTCCAGGAACGCCGAAAAACTGCGCGACGCGCTCGCCCCTTATGTGGCGGCCGGCCGCAAGCAGAGCCGCAGCGGCAAGGCGATCCGCCACACCGAGGTGGCACCGGACCCGAAGACGGTCCGCGCCTGGGCCCAGTCGCGGGGCATCGAGCTGCCGGCCCGGGGCCGCCTGCCCAAGCACGTGTACGAGGCGTTCTCCGAGGCCAGCTGA